One stretch of Brevibacillus laterosporus DNA includes these proteins:
- the ftsY gene encoding signal recognition particle-docking protein FtsY yields MSFFKKLRDSIVKKSEEVTQKFTDGLTKTRDLLVEKVEDLVRRYKKIDEDFFEELEEILIAADVGVNTVMELVDDLRSEVRKHKIENALDLQPILSEKLVNLLRNDDAHNTALQIEEGRLNVVLFVGVNGVGKTTTIGKMAHMFKQQGKKVVLAAGDTFRAAAIEQLEVWGNRVDVDVIKHQQGADPAAVIFDAVQAAKSRKADVLLCDTAGRLQNKVNLMEELNKIFRVLQREIPDAPHEVLLVLDATTGQNAMNQAKAFGQSAGVTGIVLTKLDGTAKGGIVIAIRNELDIPVKYVGLGEKMDDLQAFDPEQFVHALFAGLIEKEVEQEAESDQEK; encoded by the coding sequence GTGAGCTTTTTTAAGAAACTTCGTGATTCCATCGTTAAAAAATCAGAAGAGGTAACGCAGAAGTTTACGGATGGGTTAACCAAAACGAGAGATCTTTTGGTAGAAAAGGTAGAGGATTTAGTTCGTCGTTATAAAAAGATTGATGAGGATTTCTTTGAAGAATTAGAAGAAATTCTGATTGCAGCTGATGTGGGCGTAAATACAGTGATGGAGCTCGTTGATGATTTGCGTAGCGAGGTACGGAAGCACAAGATTGAGAATGCTCTTGATTTGCAACCGATTCTTTCGGAAAAGCTGGTAAACTTATTACGTAATGATGATGCGCACAATACGGCATTACAAATAGAAGAAGGACGTTTAAACGTTGTGTTATTCGTAGGGGTAAATGGTGTAGGGAAAACCACTACCATTGGTAAGATGGCTCATATGTTTAAACAACAAGGGAAAAAAGTAGTATTAGCTGCTGGGGATACGTTCCGTGCGGCAGCCATTGAACAGTTGGAAGTGTGGGGAAATCGTGTCGATGTAGATGTGATCAAACACCAGCAGGGCGCTGATCCCGCAGCTGTTATCTTTGATGCGGTACAAGCGGCTAAGTCACGTAAGGCAGATGTTCTTCTTTGCGATACGGCAGGACGCTTGCAAAACAAGGTAAATCTAATGGAAGAGCTAAATAAAATCTTCCGTGTCTTACAACGTGAAATCCCAGACGCCCCACATGAAGTATTGTTGGTGCTGGATGCTACGACTGGGCAGAATGCAATGAACCAAGCAAAGGCATTTGGGCAATCAGCAGGTGTCACAGGAATTGTATTGACCAAACTAGATGGAACCGCAAAGGGTGGTATTGTTATTGCTATCCGTAATGAACTGGATATCCCTGTGAAGTATGTAGGTTTAGGCGAGAAAATGGATGATCTGCAAGCCTTTGATCCAGAGCAATTCGTCCATGCATTATTTGCTGGCCTGATTGAAAAAGAAGTGGAGCAGGAAGCTGAATCCGATCAAGAAAAGTAA
- the smc gene encoding chromosome segregation protein SMC — protein sequence MYLKRLELIGFKSFADRTELEFVPGVTAVVGPNGSGKSNVSDAIRWVLGEQSAKSLRGSKMEDIIFAGSDTRKPVNFAEVSLTLDNSDGSLDTEYSEVTVTRRVYRSGDSDYSINKRSCRLKDIMELFMDTGVGKEAYSIIGQGRIEEILSTKSEDRRGIFEEAAGIVKYKTRKREAEKKLDETTQNLVRIYDIRNEVEEQVGPLQEQAEKAKTYKGLHEKLIQHEVALYVQQIEQTHTKWEETKRQATDLENQLAKRTTQAGQQEAELEQARYKVNQIDQSIEELQQVLLTVSEEAEKVEGRREVLRERKRNLEANRKQTMEQMHRLTEKQHTLEEELTTEETRREEAKGKMREAEGQLRKAESEFQVVVRGLTDDLEKLKSDYFDKLNEMARLRNDIRHQEQTRDTSKARMERLQADRDRLGNEESSHVNTGEGYAAELATIEQKINATLTRFRELIAETRGQEQQMEEAEKEIHRLEQQREATRSRLDLLKEMQHDFAGFQQGVKEILRAREKGMNGIHGAVAELMTVPRNVETAIEVALGGALQNVVVNDEAAGREAISYLKRHNLGRATFLPLSVIRSRSLTSEDERQLRHENGVVGIASRLVSFDEAYRAVVESMLGNVIITETLEQANRVARSCHYRYRVVTLDGDIVNAGGSMTGGAVKKNSANLLGRNRQVEELEAMLDTLHNEITQKKASMEEVIKSAKLAEDQQEKLREQGEVLRLREQELKGLLQQAEISGKSIRERMAVLDQDMALYQKEMSDAGHKLTELTQQLDGLAEEEHLLTTAIATAETRRKEHMLSKEEMNEQITSLKVLVAQVKQEHASRIEQVERLREQRALLTKEWEEANQALMDLHSLDDNNDSFFGELDEKITELRQDKDRVANLISERRGDRASLFAKQEQLELEVKEIRKQVKALEEKLHVEEVKGNRYEVELDHLLSKLSEEYELSFDLAKQKYPPLGDIAEQQVVVNGLKKQIAALGTVHLGAIEEYDRLTERLDFLRKQEADLIEAKEMLYQVIAEMDTEMSRRFQQTFDEIRVQFQDVFVQLFGGGRADLLLSQPDRLLETGIDIVAQPPGKKLQNLALLSGGERALTAMALLFAILRVKPVPFCVLDEVEAALDEANVSRFAEYMHHFSSDTQFICVTHRKGTMESADVLYGITMQEGGVSKLVSVKLEETKKLVESAS from the coding sequence ATGTATTTAAAACGGTTGGAACTGATCGGCTTTAAGTCGTTTGCAGACCGGACCGAATTGGAGTTTGTACCGGGAGTGACTGCGGTAGTTGGTCCAAACGGTAGCGGCAAGAGCAACGTATCGGATGCGATTCGTTGGGTGCTTGGTGAACAAAGCGCCAAGTCGCTTCGTGGCTCCAAGATGGAGGATATTATTTTTGCTGGTAGCGATACGCGCAAACCGGTAAATTTCGCGGAAGTATCTTTAACCCTAGATAACTCGGATGGCTCTTTGGATACCGAATACTCCGAAGTGACCGTTACACGTCGAGTCTATCGTTCAGGGGACAGCGACTATTCTATTAACAAGCGTTCCTGCCGATTAAAAGATATCATGGAACTGTTTATGGATACCGGCGTAGGAAAAGAAGCCTACTCCATCATTGGACAAGGACGAATTGAAGAGATTCTTAGTACGAAATCAGAAGATCGCCGGGGCATTTTTGAAGAAGCAGCCGGAATTGTAAAATATAAAACTCGCAAGCGAGAAGCAGAAAAGAAACTGGATGAGACGACACAGAATTTAGTGCGCATTTATGATATCCGCAATGAGGTAGAAGAGCAGGTAGGTCCTTTGCAGGAGCAAGCAGAAAAAGCAAAAACCTACAAAGGCTTGCATGAAAAACTAATCCAACATGAGGTAGCGCTCTACGTGCAACAAATTGAACAGACGCATACCAAATGGGAAGAAACGAAACGACAGGCGACGGATCTTGAAAATCAGTTAGCTAAGCGTACCACACAAGCAGGGCAACAAGAAGCTGAGCTGGAGCAGGCTCGTTATAAGGTTAATCAGATCGACCAATCTATTGAAGAGTTGCAGCAGGTGTTGCTCACGGTTAGTGAAGAGGCGGAGAAGGTGGAAGGCCGCCGTGAGGTATTACGGGAACGTAAAAGAAATCTAGAAGCCAATCGCAAGCAAACGATGGAGCAAATGCATCGTTTAACCGAGAAGCAACATACCCTAGAGGAAGAACTGACAACGGAAGAGACACGTCGCGAAGAAGCCAAAGGCAAGATGCGTGAAGCGGAAGGCCAACTAAGGAAGGCAGAATCCGAATTTCAAGTGGTCGTGCGTGGTTTAACGGATGACTTAGAAAAGCTGAAGAGCGATTACTTCGACAAGCTAAATGAAATGGCTCGTCTCCGTAATGATATCCGCCATCAAGAACAGACACGAGATACAAGCAAGGCGAGAATGGAGCGTCTGCAAGCAGACCGTGATCGTTTAGGTAACGAGGAGTCTTCTCATGTGAATACAGGAGAGGGATATGCTGCTGAGCTTGCAACCATTGAGCAGAAAATAAATGCGACCTTAACCCGTTTCCGCGAACTCATAGCCGAAACCCGCGGACAAGAGCAACAGATGGAAGAAGCAGAAAAAGAAATACACCGCCTTGAACAGCAACGCGAGGCTACACGTTCCAGATTGGATCTGTTAAAAGAGATGCAACATGATTTTGCTGGCTTCCAGCAGGGTGTTAAAGAAATTTTACGTGCTCGTGAAAAAGGCATGAATGGAATTCACGGAGCGGTTGCTGAGCTTATGACGGTTCCTCGTAATGTTGAAACAGCTATTGAAGTTGCATTAGGTGGGGCGTTGCAAAACGTGGTCGTAAACGATGAGGCAGCTGGACGTGAAGCGATTTCCTACTTGAAAAGGCACAATTTGGGGCGTGCTACTTTCTTACCACTATCCGTGATTCGGTCCCGTTCGCTTACTAGTGAAGATGAACGACAGTTGCGCCATGAAAACGGTGTGGTTGGAATTGCGAGTCGTCTTGTTTCCTTTGATGAAGCTTATCGGGCGGTAGTCGAGTCTATGCTTGGTAACGTGATTATCACTGAGACATTAGAGCAAGCAAACCGTGTTGCGAGAAGTTGTCATTACCGCTATCGAGTGGTCACGTTAGATGGTGATATTGTTAACGCAGGTGGTTCCATGACAGGTGGAGCCGTGAAGAAAAACAGCGCCAATCTGCTTGGACGTAATCGTCAAGTGGAAGAATTAGAAGCCATGTTAGATACTTTGCATAATGAAATTACGCAGAAAAAGGCTAGCATGGAAGAGGTAATAAAGTCAGCTAAACTAGCAGAAGATCAACAGGAAAAATTACGTGAACAGGGCGAAGTTCTTCGTTTGCGTGAACAGGAATTAAAAGGTTTATTGCAACAAGCGGAGATATCCGGAAAATCAATACGTGAACGTATGGCTGTACTCGATCAGGATATGGCCCTTTATCAGAAAGAGATGAGTGATGCTGGGCATAAGCTGACTGAACTTACTCAGCAATTGGACGGTTTAGCGGAAGAAGAGCACTTGCTTACAACCGCTATCGCGACGGCGGAAACAAGACGAAAAGAGCATATGCTCAGCAAGGAAGAAATGAATGAGCAGATTACCAGTCTGAAGGTATTGGTGGCTCAAGTGAAGCAGGAGCATGCTTCGCGCATAGAACAGGTAGAGCGCTTGCGTGAACAACGTGCCTTGCTGACGAAAGAATGGGAAGAAGCAAATCAGGCGTTGATGGATTTACATAGCCTAGATGATAATAATGATTCGTTTTTTGGAGAATTGGATGAAAAAATCACTGAGCTTCGCCAAGATAAGGACCGTGTTGCCAACTTGATTTCTGAACGACGTGGTGATCGAGCTAGTTTATTTGCTAAGCAGGAGCAATTGGAGCTTGAAGTAAAAGAGATTCGTAAACAAGTGAAAGCACTTGAAGAGAAGCTACACGTGGAAGAAGTGAAGGGTAACCGTTATGAAGTGGAATTGGATCATTTGCTCAGCAAACTATCCGAAGAATACGAGCTGAGTTTTGATCTAGCAAAACAGAAATATCCGCCGCTAGGAGATATTGCTGAACAACAGGTGGTAGTAAACGGATTGAAAAAGCAAATTGCTGCACTAGGAACGGTACATTTGGGAGCGATCGAAGAGTATGATCGTCTAACGGAACGATTAGATTTCTTACGTAAACAGGAAGCTGATTTAATAGAAGCAAAAGAGATGCTGTATCAGGTGATTGCTGAGATGGACACAGAGATGTCACGTCGTTTCCAACAAACATTTGACGAAATTCGAGTCCAATTCCAGGATGTGTTTGTGCAGTTGTTTGGGGGAGGTAGAGCGGATCTCTTATTGTCACAACCAGATCGATTGCTGGAAACAGGAATTGATATTGTAGCTCAACCACCTGGCAAGAAACTACAAAACTTAGCATTGTTATCGGGAGGCGAGCGCGCATTAACCGCTATGGCCCTTTTATTTGCCATCTTGCGTGTGAAGCCAGTGCCATTCTGTGTGTTGGATGAGGTAGAAGCCGCTCTGGATGAAGCCAACGTCAGCCGATTTGCAGAATACATGCACCACTTTAGCAGTGATACCCAGTTTATTTGTGTTACACATAGGAAAGGAACCATGGAAAGCGCTGATGTTTTGTACGGTATTACAATGCAGGAAGGCGGCGTTTCCAAACTGGTATCTGTTAAACTAGAAGAGACGAAAAAACTTGTTGAATCCGCCTCATAG
- a CDS encoding ribonuclease III, with protein sequence MNFKGLQEKIGIVFTDESLLRQAFTHSSYVNEQRGKRISDNERLEFLGDAVLELTVSQFLYKMFPKMSEGEMTKLRAAIVCEPSLVKFAELLYFGELVLLGKGEELTGGRQRPALLADVFEAFVGALYLDQGLDAVFQFLEKYVYPRIDKGEFTQVTDFKSQLQELVQQDSLGEIIYRILQERGPAHNREFVSEVILNGNQLGVGSGRSKKEAEQRAAALALMKIGTKG encoded by the coding sequence ATGAATTTTAAAGGGCTGCAAGAAAAAATTGGAATCGTATTCACTGATGAGTCCTTGTTGCGGCAAGCATTCACCCATTCTTCCTATGTGAACGAGCAAAGGGGCAAACGGATTTCCGACAACGAACGCTTAGAGTTTTTGGGTGATGCGGTGTTGGAGCTAACGGTCTCCCAATTTTTATACAAAATGTTCCCGAAAATGAGCGAGGGTGAAATGACCAAGCTTCGTGCGGCGATCGTATGTGAACCGTCACTCGTCAAGTTTGCGGAATTACTTTATTTTGGAGAACTAGTATTATTGGGAAAAGGTGAGGAGCTTACAGGGGGACGTCAACGTCCAGCTCTTCTTGCTGACGTTTTTGAAGCCTTTGTCGGCGCTTTGTACCTTGATCAAGGCTTGGATGCAGTTTTTCAGTTCCTAGAAAAATATGTGTATCCGCGCATTGATAAGGGTGAATTTACACAAGTGACCGATTTTAAAAGTCAATTGCAAGAGCTTGTTCAACAGGACAGCTTGGGAGAAATTATTTATCGCATTTTGCAAGAGAGAGGACCTGCCCACAATCGTGAATTCGTATCAGAAGTGATATTGAATGGCAATCAGTTGGGAGTAGGCTCCGGTCGTTCTAAGAAAGAGGCAGAACAGCGCGCTGCTGCCCTTGCTCTCATGAAAATTGGAACAAAAGGGTAA
- the fabF gene encoding beta-ketoacyl-[acyl-carrier-protein] synthase II, with protein sequence MRRRVVLTGFGCITALGKEPETLWKNLLAGKSGISHIENFDTTDYATKIAAEVKDFDPEQYMDKREARRMDRFVQFGLAAAKEAVKNADLTITDENAERIGVYIGSGIGGLSTWEEQHQILMEKGPRRVSPFFIPMLIANMASGVASIELGAKGPTSSAITACATGTNAIGDAFRLIQYDQADVMITGGTEATIRPMGMAGFCSLKAMSTRNDDPQKASRPFDQGRDGFVMGEGAGVLVLEELEHAKQRGATIIAEIIGYGMSADAFHITAPVENGDGARRCMLHTLKDAGVSPEQVDYINAHGTSTPAGDLAETKAIKSLFGEHAYKLAVSSTKSMTGHLLGATGAIEAMATAYALRDQILPPTINLENPDPGCDLDYVPNKAREAKVEYALSNTFGFGGHNATILLKRYAE encoded by the coding sequence ATGAGACGTAGAGTAGTCCTTACGGGTTTTGGGTGTATTACAGCACTTGGAAAAGAACCAGAAACTCTTTGGAAGAACCTGCTGGCAGGTAAATCAGGGATAAGTCATATCGAGAATTTTGACACGACCGATTACGCCACGAAGATTGCAGCAGAAGTAAAGGACTTTGACCCAGAACAATATATGGATAAACGAGAAGCGCGGCGTATGGACCGTTTCGTGCAGTTTGGTCTGGCAGCAGCGAAAGAAGCAGTAAAGAATGCAGATTTAACCATTACTGATGAGAATGCCGAGCGTATTGGCGTCTATATTGGTTCTGGGATTGGTGGACTTAGCACATGGGAAGAACAACATCAGATTCTGATGGAGAAAGGTCCACGTCGTGTTAGCCCATTCTTTATTCCTATGCTAATCGCTAATATGGCTTCTGGGGTTGCTTCTATCGAGTTGGGTGCCAAAGGGCCAACTTCAAGTGCAATCACCGCGTGTGCAACAGGTACGAATGCAATTGGTGACGCTTTCCGTCTCATTCAGTATGATCAAGCTGATGTGATGATTACAGGTGGAACAGAAGCGACGATTCGTCCGATGGGTATGGCGGGTTTTTGTTCACTAAAGGCGATGTCTACACGCAACGATGATCCACAAAAGGCAAGTCGTCCTTTTGATCAAGGTAGAGATGGTTTCGTTATGGGTGAAGGAGCTGGGGTATTAGTTTTGGAAGAATTAGAGCACGCTAAACAACGCGGTGCGACAATTATTGCTGAGATTATTGGCTACGGTATGAGCGCTGATGCGTTCCATATTACTGCTCCTGTTGAAAATGGAGATGGTGCACGACGCTGTATGTTACATACGCTAAAAGATGCAGGTGTGTCTCCTGAGCAAGTGGACTACATCAATGCACATGGTACATCTACACCAGCTGGTGATCTGGCTGAAACAAAAGCGATTAAGAGCCTATTTGGCGAGCATGCATACAAGCTGGCTGTGAGTTCTACAAAATCCATGACAGGTCATTTGCTGGGAGCAACAGGAGCTATCGAAGCGATGGCGACTGCTTATGCTCTGCGTGATCAGATTTTACCTCCAACCATCAACTTAGAGAACCCTGACCCAGGATGCGATCTGGATTATGTACCAAACAAAGCAAGAGAGGCAAAAGTAGAATATGCTTTGTCTAACACGTTTGGCTTTGGTGGGCATAATGCGACCATTCTTTTGAAACGTTATGCGGAGTAG
- the acpP gene encoding acyl carrier protein: MAEVLDRVKKIVIDRLGVDEDKVTLEASFKEDLGADSLDVVELVMELEDEFDLEISDEDAEKITTVGEVVNYISSHK, from the coding sequence GTGGCAGAAGTTCTTGATCGAGTAAAGAAAATCGTCATCGACCGTTTAGGTGTAGACGAAGACAAAGTAACGTTGGAAGCTTCTTTCAAAGAAGATCTAGGGGCAGACTCCCTTGACGTAGTTGAGCTTGTTATGGAATTGGAAGACGAGTTCGACCTTGAGATCTCTGATGAAGATGCAGAAAAAATTACTACTGTGGGTGAAGTAGTTAATTACATATCTTCCCACAAGTAA
- the fabG gene encoding 3-oxoacyl-[acyl-carrier-protein] reductase has product MLMIEGKVALITGASRGIGRAIALKYAEAGANIIVNYSGNEAKAQETVADIEKLGREAIMIRANVGNTEEAENMVKEALERFGKIDILVNNAGITRDNLLMRMKESEWDDVINVNLKGVFNMTKALTRPMMKQRSGSMINITSVVGVLGNAGQANYVAAKAGVIGLTKTTARELASRNIKVNAIAPGFVDTDMTDVLPEDVKGGILAQIPFNRLGSADEIANVALFLASDASSYMTGQTLHVDGGMYM; this is encoded by the coding sequence ATGTTAATGATAGAAGGAAAAGTAGCTTTGATTACGGGAGCTTCTCGTGGAATTGGCCGTGCGATTGCACTAAAATATGCGGAAGCAGGAGCCAATATCATTGTTAACTACTCAGGAAACGAAGCGAAGGCTCAGGAAACAGTGGCCGACATCGAAAAATTGGGTCGTGAAGCAATTATGATTCGTGCCAACGTGGGAAATACAGAGGAAGCGGAGAATATGGTAAAAGAAGCGTTAGAGCGCTTTGGTAAAATCGATATTCTCGTAAATAACGCAGGAATTACTAGAGATAATCTCTTAATGCGTATGAAAGAATCAGAATGGGACGATGTTATTAACGTCAATTTAAAAGGTGTATTTAATATGACGAAGGCGCTGACTCGTCCAATGATGAAACAACGTAGCGGAAGCATGATCAATATTACATCGGTTGTAGGTGTATTAGGGAATGCAGGACAGGCTAACTACGTGGCTGCCAAAGCTGGGGTCATTGGTTTAACCAAAACCACCGCTCGTGAACTGGCCTCACGAAACATTAAAGTGAATGCCATAGCTCCAGGATTTGTTGATACGGATATGACAGATGTTCTACCAGAGGATGTTAAGGGCGGGATTCTAGCACAAATTCCATTTAACCGTTTGGGATCGGCTGACGAAATTGCCAATGTGGCACTCTTCCTAGCATCTGATGCATCTAGCTATATGACAGGGCAGACTTTGCATGTAGACGGCGGCATGTATATGTAA
- the fabD gene encoding [acyl-carrier-protein] S-malonyltransferase: MDLSKLAFVFPGQGSQFVGMGVQLCEESTAAKAIFSQADEALGFSLSHLCFEGPEEELRLTANTQPAILTMSVAVLNALQEKRPDLKPDFVAGHSLGEYSALVAAGAISFKDAVKTVRARGKFMEQAVPAGQGAMAAVLNMDRQNLQSICEQVTEAGYPVQLANMNCPGQIVISGSAEGVEKAGVLAKEAGAKRVMPLNVSGPFHSSLMQPASELLQAVLADIEIKDANVPVVTNVTARPMTGSSEIATRLVEQVSSPVLWEDSVAWMIEQGVTTFVEIGPGKVLAGLVKKIAPKDANIKIFSLQDMDSLTEFVGGEAC; encoded by the coding sequence ATGGATTTGAGTAAACTAGCATTTGTTTTTCCAGGACAAGGCTCTCAGTTTGTCGGAATGGGAGTACAGTTGTGTGAAGAATCAACAGCGGCAAAAGCGATTTTTAGTCAGGCGGATGAAGCCCTTGGTTTCTCGCTTTCACACCTATGCTTTGAGGGACCTGAAGAAGAACTGCGTTTGACAGCAAACACACAACCAGCCATTTTGACCATGAGCGTAGCTGTTCTTAACGCTTTGCAAGAAAAACGACCTGATCTGAAGCCGGATTTCGTGGCAGGACACAGTTTGGGTGAATATTCTGCACTGGTTGCTGCTGGGGCGATCAGCTTTAAAGATGCAGTTAAGACCGTACGAGCTCGTGGAAAATTTATGGAACAAGCCGTGCCTGCTGGTCAAGGGGCTATGGCAGCTGTACTGAATATGGACCGCCAAAACTTGCAAAGCATTTGCGAACAAGTGACGGAAGCCGGATATCCTGTTCAGCTTGCCAATATGAACTGCCCAGGACAAATTGTAATCTCAGGTAGTGCTGAAGGTGTAGAAAAAGCAGGCGTATTGGCAAAAGAAGCGGGCGCTAAACGCGTCATGCCACTAAATGTTAGCGGACCTTTCCATTCTTCTTTGATGCAGCCAGCTTCTGAGCTTCTACAAGCTGTTTTAGCTGATATCGAAATAAAAGATGCTAATGTACCTGTTGTGACGAATGTTACGGCACGCCCTATGACTGGATCTAGCGAAATTGCTACAAGATTGGTTGAACAGGTATCTTCTCCTGTTCTCTGGGAAGATTCAGTTGCTTGGATGATCGAGCAAGGAGTGACTACATTTGTCGAGATCGGCCCAGGAAAAGTATTAGCTGGTCTGGTTAAAAAAATTGCACCAAAAGATGCGAACATAAAAATCTTTAGCCTGCAAGACATGGATTCACTCACTGAATTCGTAGGAGGAGAAGCATGTTAA
- a CDS encoding ketoacyl-ACP synthase III produces MNGLRPVGILATGSYTPDKVLSNADLEKMVETSDEWITSRTGIRERRICAEDQASSDLAYEAAVRALDKAKISAEEIDMIIVATVTPDHSFPSTSCLLQDRLGAKKAAAIDLSAACTGFIYGVTTATQFIANGMYRYVLVIGVESLSKITNYEDRNTCVLFGDGAGAAVLGPVPEGMGFKAFDVGADGSGGNLLSMPAGGSRYPATKETVENKMHYLAMTGNEVFKFAVRMMNSSTETVLTKAGIDKEAIDLLVPHQANLRIIDSAVKRFGLSEDKVVVNLDRYGNMSSASIPVALDEAIEAGRVKEGDNIILVGFGGGLTWGAALLTWCTREQSDE; encoded by the coding sequence ATGAATGGATTACGTCCTGTAGGAATCCTGGCAACAGGTTCTTATACACCTGATAAAGTGTTAAGTAATGCTGATTTGGAAAAAATGGTAGAAACCTCTGACGAATGGATTACCTCTCGTACAGGGATTCGTGAGCGCCGGATTTGTGCGGAAGACCAGGCTTCTTCAGATCTAGCCTATGAAGCTGCTGTAAGAGCGCTAGATAAAGCGAAAATAAGTGCCGAAGAAATTGACATGATCATTGTGGCAACTGTAACGCCTGACCATTCCTTCCCATCTACATCATGCCTATTACAAGATAGACTGGGTGCAAAAAAAGCGGCAGCTATTGATCTTTCGGCGGCATGTACAGGCTTCATTTACGGGGTGACGACGGCTACACAATTTATCGCGAATGGCATGTATCGTTATGTGTTGGTAATTGGGGTAGAGTCATTGTCCAAAATTACAAATTATGAAGACCGCAATACATGCGTATTGTTTGGTGACGGTGCAGGGGCGGCTGTTCTTGGTCCTGTTCCAGAGGGAATGGGCTTTAAAGCATTTGACGTGGGTGCGGACGGTTCTGGCGGAAATTTGTTATCTATGCCAGCTGGTGGCTCACGTTATCCAGCTACTAAAGAAACCGTAGAGAATAAAATGCACTATCTGGCCATGACTGGTAATGAAGTATTCAAATTTGCCGTGCGTATGATGAACAGCTCAACCGAAACTGTTCTGACAAAAGCAGGTATAGATAAAGAAGCGATTGATCTGTTGGTACCACATCAAGCGAATCTGCGTATCATTGATTCAGCTGTGAAACGTTTTGGCTTGTCAGAAGATAAAGTAGTGGTTAACTTGGATCGCTATGGAAATATGTCGTCTGCCTCTATTCCGGTTGCATTAGATGAAGCAATCGAAGCAGGTAGAGTAAAAGAAGGAGACAACATCATTCTCGTTGGTTTTGGTGGCGGTTTGACTTGGGGGGCTGCACTGCTTACATGGTGCACACGTGAACAAAGCGACGAATAA
- the plsX gene encoding phosphate acyltransferase PlsX yields MRISLDAMGGDHAPRSAVEGALEAIAVEPSLQIVLVGDESAIGSYLPTPHPSNIEILHTTEKIATDEEPVKAVRRKKDSSLVKAVELARQEEVEAVISAGNTGALMTAGLLVTGRMKGIERPALAAMIPKIKGGVTLVLDVGANMDAKPQHLVQYAIMGSLYVEKVLGIKQPRVGLLNVGTEEAKGNELAKSTFPLLKESPVNFIGNVEARDLLEDACDVLVCEGFSGNILLKNTEGTALAIFSQLKRELTSTFMNKLAAAILKPSLKRFANRMDYAEYGGAPMLGLKRPVFKAHGSSDAKAFKNALLAAARFCKSDVNQLILKELQIDHSGKGEKE; encoded by the coding sequence TTGCGTATTTCACTTGATGCCATGGGGGGCGATCATGCACCCCGCAGTGCTGTAGAAGGAGCTCTGGAGGCTATCGCTGTTGAACCCTCCTTGCAAATTGTTTTAGTTGGGGATGAATCAGCTATTGGTAGTTATTTGCCTACTCCCCATCCATCTAATATTGAGATTTTACATACAACTGAAAAGATAGCAACAGATGAAGAGCCAGTCAAAGCTGTGCGCCGTAAAAAAGATTCTTCTTTGGTTAAAGCTGTTGAACTAGCACGTCAAGAGGAAGTAGAAGCAGTCATTTCTGCTGGAAACACCGGTGCACTGATGACAGCTGGATTACTGGTTACCGGACGTATGAAAGGTATTGAGCGTCCAGCCCTTGCTGCGATGATACCAAAGATTAAGGGTGGCGTTACCTTAGTGCTTGATGTTGGTGCTAATATGGATGCCAAACCGCAACACTTAGTCCAATACGCCATTATGGGTAGCCTTTACGTAGAAAAAGTATTAGGAATAAAGCAACCACGCGTTGGACTATTAAATGTTGGCACAGAAGAAGCAAAAGGAAATGAGCTGGCGAAAAGTACCTTTCCTTTACTAAAAGAAAGTCCGGTGAATTTTATTGGCAACGTAGAAGCACGTGATCTGTTAGAGGACGCTTGCGACGTGCTAGTATGCGAAGGCTTTTCTGGCAACATTTTATTAAAAAATACAGAGGGAACGGCACTGGCGATTTTCTCCCAGTTAAAACGCGAACTTACCTCCACCTTCATGAATAAGCTGGCTGCTGCTATTTTAAAACCAAGTCTAAAACGCTTTGCTAACCGCATGGACTATGCAGAGTACGGTGGTGCGCCGATGCTTGGATTGAAGCGTCCTGTCTTTAAAGCGCATGGTTCATCCGATGCAAAAGCTTTTAAAAATGCTCTGCTTGCAGCGGCACGTTTTTGCAAATCTGATGTCAATCAGCTCATTTTAAAGGAGCTGCAGATCGATCATAGCGGAAAAGGGGAAAAAGAATGA